A region of the candidate division KSB1 bacterium genome:
CCGACCCCGGCACGCCGGAGAATGAGGCTCGGACGGATTACCTGCGCCGTCTGGAGTACGCCAACGCCCATTTCGGCTATGCGCGACGACCGGGGTGGAGGTCGGATCGCGGCAGGATCCTTCTCCAGTACGGCTGGCCCGACCACGTGGACCGGCAGGTCGGGGAAATGATCGAGAATCCGTACGAGATCTGGAGCTACGAGAAGGTCCAGGGCGGGGTGATCTTCGTTTTTGTGGATCGGCGGCGGGTCAACGAATACGAACTGGTCCATTCGACCGCCGTCGGGGAGATCAAGAACGAGAACTGGTCGGAGTTTCTGTACCACTGAGGGAGACCAGATTCAAGGAGGTTGTGGAGATGGGACTGCTCCAGGAACTGGCAGAGGCCATCATCAACGGAAAGGCGCCTATCGCTGAAGAGCTGACGAGGAGAGCTCTCGAGGAAGGAATCGAGCCTGCGCGTGTGCTCAACGAGGGGCTGATCGCAGGGATGAACGTGGTGGGTGAGAAGTTCCGTAACAACGAATTTTACGTCCCGGAAGTCCTTATCGCGGCGCGAGCCATGAAAGCCGGGATGGCCGTCCTGCGCCCGCGGCTGGCGGAGACGGGAGTGAAGCCCGTGGCCAAGTTTGTCATTGGGACCGTGAAGGGGGACCTACACGACATCGGGAAGAACTTGGTCGCCATGATGATGGAGGGTGCGGGTTTTGAGGTGATCGACCTCGGTGTGGACGTTGCGCCGGAGAAATTTCTCGAGGTGGTGGAGAAGACACAGCCGCAGGTTGTGGGTCTTTCGGCGCTGCTGACCACCACCATGTTGAACATGCGGGGCGTGATCGAGGCTCTGGATCGCGCTGGCCACCGCAAGCGCGTCAAGGTCATTGTCGGGGGAGCGCCGGTTACACAATCCTTTGCGGACGAGATCGGCGCCGACGGGTATGCCCCGGATGCCGCATCGGCCGTCGATAAGGTGAAGGAGATGCTGAACCTGAATTGACTGGGCCGTACAGGGAAGGTCCGACATCGTGTGCCAGCCGATGTAAGAAGAATTGGGCAGGGAGCAGAGATGCTGACTTTTTTTTGAGAATTTGTAGAAAGTTCTTGACATGTTGAACGGGCCGTTGTAGATTTGGGCGAGCCTGTTGTAAGGGTTAAGGCGAGACCCGAGGCCGAGGAGGCACCGTGAA
Encoded here:
- a CDS encoding corrinoid protein; this translates as MGLLQELAEAIINGKAPIAEELTRRALEEGIEPARVLNEGLIAGMNVVGEKFRNNEFYVPEVLIAARAMKAGMAVLRPRLAETGVKPVAKFVIGTVKGDLHDIGKNLVAMMMEGAGFEVIDLGVDVAPEKFLEVVEKTQPQVVGLSALLTTTMLNMRGVIEALDRAGHRKRVKVIVGGAPVTQSFADEIGADGYAPDAASAVDKVKEMLNLN